One window from the genome of Actinoplanes teichomyceticus ATCC 31121 encodes:
- a CDS encoding lysophospholipid acyltransferase family protein, with translation MFYWLLKLVLLGPVLRLLFRPKVEGLENVPRSGPVILACNHLSFSDSIFTPLVMKRKVTFVAKAEYFTGKGIKGWFSRMFFVGAGTIPVDRSGGEAAQAALDTLLRVLRDGNVAGIYPEGTRSPDGRLYRGKTGVARLALESGAPVVPVALLNTDEIQPTGTLIPKIQRVRMRIGKPLDFSRYAESRGDRFVERAITDEIMFELMALSGREYVDVYASKLKEATPA, from the coding sequence GTGTTCTACTGGCTGCTCAAGTTGGTGCTCCTCGGACCCGTGCTGAGGCTCCTCTTCCGCCCGAAGGTCGAGGGCTTGGAGAACGTGCCACGCTCCGGTCCGGTCATCCTGGCCTGCAACCATCTCTCCTTCTCCGACTCGATCTTCACCCCGTTGGTGATGAAGCGGAAAGTGACCTTCGTCGCCAAAGCTGAATACTTCACCGGCAAGGGGATCAAGGGGTGGTTCTCGCGGATGTTCTTCGTCGGCGCGGGGACGATCCCGGTGGACCGTTCGGGCGGGGAGGCCGCCCAGGCGGCGCTGGACACCCTGCTGCGGGTGCTGCGGGACGGGAACGTCGCCGGCATCTACCCGGAGGGCACCCGGTCGCCGGACGGCCGGTTGTACCGCGGCAAGACCGGGGTGGCCCGGCTGGCGCTGGAGAGCGGCGCCCCGGTGGTGCCGGTGGCCCTGCTGAACACCGACGAGATCCAGCCGACCGGCACGCTGATCCCGAAGATCCAGCGGGTCCGGATGCGGATCGGCAAGCCGCTCGACTTCTCCCGGTACGCCGAATCGCGTGGCGACCGGTTCGTCGAGCGGGCCATCACCGACGAGATCATGTTCGAGCTGATGGCCCTGAGCGGCCGCGAGTACGTCGACGTCTACGCCTCCAAGCTCAAGGAGGCCACGCCCGCCTAG
- a CDS encoding Crp/Fnr family transcriptional regulator produces MDHRLPDSGDALTGVEMFAGLEPDVRQRVIATAVPRHYRKGQILFVEHDPGDSLIIMKRGAVAVFRTAPTGERAVLTVVRPPDVLGEVSLLDASTRSASAEAIEDSQALSLSRAAFMDLVHSNPRILDAVMRSVGGLIRRLTEQNADHVFLDLPGRVAKTLVRLSGESQAPMITIELNQSQLAEMAGGSRQSVNQAIGSFANRGWLRTEGRRIVVTDVQALKRRAGMS; encoded by the coding sequence GTGGACCATCGCCTGCCGGATTCCGGCGACGCGCTAACCGGCGTGGAGATGTTCGCCGGGCTGGAGCCGGACGTACGACAGCGGGTGATCGCCACGGCGGTTCCGCGTCACTACCGCAAGGGACAGATCCTCTTCGTCGAGCACGACCCCGGGGACTCCCTGATCATCATGAAACGGGGCGCCGTCGCGGTCTTCCGCACCGCGCCGACCGGTGAGCGCGCCGTGCTGACCGTGGTCCGCCCGCCGGACGTGCTGGGCGAGGTGTCCCTGCTGGACGCGTCGACCCGCAGCGCCTCGGCCGAGGCCATCGAGGACTCGCAGGCGCTGTCGCTGTCCCGTGCCGCCTTCATGGACCTGGTGCATTCCAACCCGCGCATCCTGGACGCGGTGATGCGCTCGGTGGGCGGCCTGATCCGCCGCCTCACCGAGCAGAACGCCGACCACGTCTTCCTCGATCTGCCCGGCCGGGTGGCCAAGACGCTGGTCCGGCTCTCCGGGGAGAGCCAGGCCCCGATGATCACCATCGAGCTGAACCAGAGCCAGCTCGCCGAGATGGCCGGCGGCTCGCGGCAGAGCGTGAACCAGGCGATCGGCTCGTTCGCCAACCGCGGCTGGCTGCGCACCGAGGGGCGGCGCATCGTGGTGACCGACGTGCAGGCCCTGAAGCGGCGCGCCGGGATGAGCTAG
- a CDS encoding phosphotransferase enzyme family protein, whose translation MRTVLRDQWHLVPTAITELPMAMMSRGWEVTAGSERYVARLVDTAARLPVEAGLAAAEHLRGVRIEAGEPVRTLAGALTVETARGALAVLRRPPGRHLDGADPVDQQWWGERLGAVHRALQDFRHPGLRPWQLLDPEAAHLDAESWLRPAVTAAVTAATRLTVTDRLTYGVLHGDPAPEVFVLDVSTGRSGLLHCGAGGTGPLVYDVAAAVLYAGGPDRAGELLDGYRAAGPVAGDELEAALPVLLRLRWAVLAERSALRGCRRGLAAARAALGSMPG comes from the coding sequence GTGCGAACTGTGCTGCGTGACCAGTGGCACCTCGTCCCCACCGCGATCACCGAGCTGCCGATGGCGATGATGTCGCGCGGCTGGGAGGTCACCGCCGGGAGTGAGCGGTACGTGGCCCGTCTGGTGGACACCGCCGCGCGGCTGCCGGTCGAGGCCGGCCTGGCCGCCGCCGAGCACCTGCGCGGGGTGCGGATCGAGGCCGGTGAGCCGGTCCGCACCCTGGCCGGCGCGCTGACCGTGGAGACCGCGCGCGGCGCGCTGGCCGTGCTGCGCCGGCCACCCGGGCGTCACCTGGACGGCGCGGACCCGGTCGACCAGCAGTGGTGGGGGGAGCGGCTGGGCGCCGTGCACCGGGCTCTGCAGGACTTCCGCCACCCCGGCCTGCGGCCCTGGCAGCTGCTCGACCCGGAGGCCGCCCACCTGGACGCGGAGTCCTGGCTGCGTCCGGCGGTCACCGCCGCGGTCACCGCGGCGACGCGGCTCACCGTCACCGATCGGCTGACCTACGGCGTCCTGCACGGCGACCCGGCCCCGGAGGTGTTCGTGCTGGACGTCTCGACCGGGCGGTCCGGCCTGCTGCACTGCGGCGCGGGCGGCACCGGCCCGCTGGTGTACGACGTGGCCGCCGCCGTGCTCTACGCCGGTGGCCCGGACCGGGCCGGCGAGCTGCTGGACGGGTACCGCGCGGCCGGCCCGGTGGCGGGTGACGAGCTGGAGGCGGCGCTGCCGGTGCTCCTGCGGCTGCGCTGGGCGGTGCTGGCCGAGCGGTCCGCGCTGCGGGGGTGCCGGCGCGGGCTGGCGGCGGCACGGGCGGCCCTGGGGTCCATGCCCGGATGA
- a CDS encoding polyadenylate-specific 3'-exoribonuclease AS — protein sequence MVYRYFYDCEFIEDGRIVDLVSIGVVDEFGREFYAVSTEFDDSRAVPWVRRNVLDKLPSPADRAWRSRERIRDDLYEFLMEPLRGRGEQMELWAWYAAYDHVALAQLWGAMPALPREIPRFTKDLRQRWDDLGRPALPEMSGRHDALVDARHNLARWQAMLAR from the coding sequence ATGGTGTACCGCTATTTCTACGACTGTGAATTCATCGAGGACGGCCGGATCGTCGACCTGGTCTCGATCGGTGTCGTCGACGAGTTCGGCCGCGAGTTCTACGCGGTCAGCACGGAGTTCGACGACAGCCGGGCCGTGCCCTGGGTGCGCCGCAACGTGCTGGACAAGCTCCCGTCCCCGGCCGACCGGGCCTGGCGCAGCCGGGAGCGGATCCGCGACGACCTGTACGAGTTCCTGATGGAGCCGCTGCGCGGGCGCGGCGAGCAGATGGAGCTCTGGGCCTGGTACGCCGCCTACGACCACGTGGCGCTGGCCCAGCTGTGGGGCGCCATGCCGGCCCTGCCGCGGGAGATCCCGCGGTTCACCAAGGACCTGCGCCAGCGCTGGGACGATCTGGGCCGCCCGGCCCTGCCGGAGATGTCCGGCCGGCACGACGCGCTGGTCGACGCCCGGCACAACCTCGCCCGCTGGCAGGCGATGCTCGCCCGCTGA
- a CDS encoding TetR/AcrR family transcriptional regulator — translation MAETARPLRRDAQRNRERILTAARDVFAARGFAATLDDVAHHAGVGVGTVYRRFPTKEALIEALFADRLEDLVSLAEDAAALPAAWDGLTLLLRRSVEMHAVDRGLRDAALCIGIDRHQFAKAGEQLVPLLQDLIERAHAEGTLRADVGLNDFPIIMATVTDLARHTGGGRPDVYRRFLELVIDGLRAGPDNGDLGPAISQADVETIVHDCVPPFEARRR, via the coding sequence ATGGCCGAGACCGCCCGACCGTTGCGGCGCGACGCGCAGCGCAACCGGGAACGCATCCTGACCGCCGCGCGGGACGTCTTCGCCGCCCGCGGATTCGCCGCCACGCTCGACGACGTGGCGCATCACGCCGGCGTCGGGGTGGGCACGGTCTACCGGCGCTTCCCCACCAAGGAAGCGTTGATCGAGGCGCTGTTCGCGGACCGCCTGGAGGATCTGGTGTCGCTCGCCGAGGACGCGGCGGCGCTGCCCGCGGCCTGGGACGGGCTGACCCTGCTGCTGCGGCGCTCGGTCGAGATGCACGCCGTCGACCGCGGGCTGCGCGACGCCGCGCTCTGCATCGGCATCGACCGGCACCAGTTCGCCAAGGCGGGCGAGCAGCTGGTGCCGCTGCTGCAGGACCTGATCGAGCGGGCCCACGCCGAGGGGACGCTCCGGGCCGACGTCGGGCTCAACGACTTCCCGATCATTATGGCGACGGTCACCGACCTGGCCCGGCACACCGGCGGCGGCCGGCCGGACGTCTACCGCCGGTTCCTGGAACTGGTCATCGACGGGCTACGGGCCGGACCGGACAACGGCGACCTGGGCCCGGCGATCAGCCAGGCCGACGTCGAGACGATCGTGCACGACTGCGTGCCCCCGTTCGAGGCCCGCCGGCGCTAG
- a CDS encoding DHA2 family efflux MFS transporter permease subunit, producing the protein MSTLTDRPRDLRREAPAAPPAGAGRWWALVVLALAQLMVVLDATIVNIALPTAQAGLGFSDADRQWVVTGYALAFGSLLLLGGRLSDFFGRKRMFLIGLIGFALASALGGAANGLEMLILARALQGAFGAALAPAALSLLSTTFTEPAERGKAFGIFGAISGAGGGIGLLLGGVLTEYVSWRWCLYVNLVIAALAVAGAVFKLRDEPIPAHGRIDVPGTIAAVVGLVGLVYGLGKAETDGWTDAWTLGPIVVGVLALIAFVLIERRVEHPLLPLRVVLDRNRGGSYASIAIAGAGMFGIFLFLTYYLAQVLHFTPVKTGLAFLPMLGAVMLTATTAGSLLAPRIGPRPLVPLGALIAAGGMVFLTRLQLDSTYAGGVLPGLIIIGLGLGLVFAPTQNAATSGVEHRDAGVASAMINTVQQIGGSIGTALLSSFAATAATDHLAGKQPTPQLVAEAALESYHTVFWWSAGFFLLSAVVAAFLFRTGPLDVDPDAPPAMAH; encoded by the coding sequence ATGAGCACCCTTACTGATCGACCCCGGGACCTCCGACGTGAGGCTCCGGCCGCACCGCCGGCCGGAGCCGGGCGCTGGTGGGCGCTGGTCGTGCTCGCCCTCGCGCAGCTGATGGTGGTGCTGGACGCCACGATCGTGAACATTGCGCTGCCCACCGCGCAGGCCGGGCTCGGCTTCTCCGACGCCGACCGCCAGTGGGTGGTCACCGGGTACGCGCTCGCCTTCGGCAGCCTGCTGCTGCTCGGCGGCCGGCTCTCCGACTTCTTCGGCCGTAAGCGGATGTTCCTGATCGGCCTGATCGGGTTCGCCCTCGCGTCCGCGCTCGGCGGCGCCGCCAACGGCCTGGAGATGCTGATCCTGGCCCGCGCGCTGCAGGGCGCGTTCGGCGCGGCGCTGGCCCCGGCCGCGCTGTCGCTGCTGTCCACCACGTTCACCGAGCCGGCCGAGCGGGGCAAGGCGTTCGGCATCTTCGGCGCCATCTCCGGGGCCGGTGGCGGCATCGGCCTGCTGCTCGGCGGCGTGCTGACCGAGTACGTCTCCTGGCGCTGGTGCCTCTACGTCAACCTGGTGATCGCCGCGCTCGCGGTGGCCGGCGCGGTGTTCAAGCTCAGGGACGAGCCGATCCCCGCGCACGGACGGATCGACGTGCCGGGCACCATCGCGGCCGTGGTCGGCCTGGTGGGCCTGGTCTACGGGCTCGGCAAGGCGGAGACCGACGGCTGGACCGACGCGTGGACCCTCGGCCCGATCGTCGTCGGCGTGCTGGCGCTGATCGCCTTCGTGCTGATCGAGCGCCGGGTGGAGCACCCGCTGCTGCCGCTGCGGGTGGTGCTGGACCGCAACCGGGGCGGGTCGTACGCCTCGATCGCGATCGCCGGCGCCGGCATGTTCGGCATCTTCCTGTTCCTCACCTACTACCTGGCCCAGGTCCTGCACTTCACCCCGGTCAAGACCGGACTGGCGTTCCTGCCGATGCTCGGCGCGGTGATGCTGACCGCGACCACGGCGGGCTCGCTGCTGGCGCCACGGATCGGCCCGCGGCCGCTGGTCCCGCTCGGCGCGCTGATCGCGGCCGGCGGCATGGTCTTCCTGACCCGGCTGCAGCTGGACTCGACGTACGCCGGCGGCGTCCTGCCCGGCCTGATCATCATCGGCCTGGGCCTCGGTCTGGTCTTCGCGCCCACGCAGAACGCCGCGACCTCGGGCGTCGAGCACCGGGACGCGGGGGTCGCCTCCGCGATGATCAATACGGTGCAGCAGATCGGCGGCTCGATCGGCACCGCGCTGCTCAGCTCGTTCGCGGCCACCGCGGCCACCGACCACCTCGCCGGCAAGCAGCCGACCCCGCAGCTGGTCGCCGAGGCCGCGCTGGAGAGCTACCACACGGTGTTCTGGTGGTCGGCCGGTTTCTTCCTGCTCTCCGCCGTCGTCGCCGCGTTCCTGTTCCGCACCGGGCCGCTCGACGTCGATCCGGACGCGCCGCCCGCCATGGCGCACTGA
- a CDS encoding 6-phosphofructokinase gives MRIGVLTGGGDCPGLNAVIRAVVRKGVTAYGHEFVGFRDGWKGPLEGLTKPLGIAEVRGILPRGGTILGSSRTNPFKIENGVERIKANLQEQGVDALVAIGGEDTLGVATKLHDLGVNVVGVPKTIDNDLNATDFTFGFDTAVNIAMEAIDRLHTTAESHHRTLVVEVMGRHAGWIALHAGLAGGANVILLPERKFDVEQVATYVTKRFQVEYAPIVVVAEGAQPLDGQMVLHNQELDSFGHVRLGGIGQWLAEQLEEKTGKEARTVVLGHIQRGGTPTAFDRVLSTRFGLQAIDAVHEGDFGKMMALRGTDIVRVPLIEGTGELKTVPLERYEEAEVFFGN, from the coding sequence ATGCGTATCGGCGTGCTCACCGGTGGCGGCGACTGCCCCGGTCTCAACGCGGTCATCCGTGCCGTGGTGCGCAAGGGCGTCACCGCTTACGGTCACGAGTTCGTCGGGTTCCGGGACGGCTGGAAGGGCCCGCTGGAGGGTCTGACGAAGCCGTTGGGCATCGCGGAGGTCCGCGGCATCCTGCCGCGCGGTGGCACGATCCTGGGCTCCTCCCGCACCAACCCGTTCAAGATCGAGAACGGTGTCGAGCGGATCAAGGCCAACCTGCAGGAGCAGGGCGTCGACGCGCTGGTCGCGATCGGCGGCGAGGACACCCTCGGCGTCGCGACCAAGCTCCACGACCTGGGCGTGAACGTGGTCGGCGTGCCGAAGACGATCGACAACGACCTCAACGCCACCGACTTCACCTTCGGCTTCGACACCGCGGTCAACATCGCGATGGAGGCCATCGACCGGCTGCACACCACCGCCGAGTCGCACCACCGCACCCTGGTCGTCGAGGTCATGGGCCGGCACGCCGGCTGGATCGCGCTGCACGCCGGTCTCGCCGGTGGCGCGAACGTGATCCTGCTGCCGGAGCGCAAGTTCGACGTCGAGCAGGTCGCGACGTACGTGACCAAGCGCTTCCAGGTCGAGTACGCGCCGATCGTGGTGGTCGCCGAGGGCGCCCAGCCGCTGGACGGCCAGATGGTCCTGCACAACCAGGAGCTCGACTCGTTCGGCCACGTCCGCCTCGGCGGCATCGGCCAGTGGCTGGCCGAGCAGCTGGAGGAGAAGACCGGCAAGGAGGCCCGCACGGTCGTCCTCGGTCACATCCAGCGCGGTGGCACCCCGACCGCGTTCGACCGGGTGCTGTCCACCCGGTTCGGCCTGCAGGCGATCGACGCCGTGCACGAGGGCGACTTCGGCAAGATGATGGCGCTGCGCGGCACCGACATCGTCCGCGTCCCGCTGATCGAGGGCACCGGCGAGCTGAAGACCGTCCCGCTGGAGCGTTACGAAGAGGCCGAGGTCTTCTTCGGCAACTGA
- the proC gene encoding pyrroline-5-carboxylate reductase — translation MPEHTVAVIGAGKIGELVVSGLLRSGWPTDRLLVTARRAARGAELAERYGVTVVGNAEAVERADVLAIAVKPQDAATLLDEIGPRVPAEKLVISLCAGLPTSFFAARLPEGTPVIRVMTNTPALVDQAMTAISAGPHANGEQLAIAEEMFKPLGVTLRVPESQQDAVTALSGSGPAYFYLLVEAMVDAGILLGLPRQVAHELIVQTAIGSAVMLRDSGEHPVKLREAVTSPAGTTISAIRELENHGVRAALLAALEAARDRAREIAAQAR, via the coding sequence TTGCCCGAGCACACCGTCGCGGTGATCGGCGCCGGCAAGATCGGCGAACTCGTCGTCTCCGGCCTGCTGCGCTCCGGATGGCCGACCGATCGGCTGCTGGTCACCGCCCGCCGCGCGGCGCGCGGCGCGGAGCTCGCCGAGAGGTACGGCGTGACGGTGGTGGGCAACGCCGAGGCGGTCGAGCGGGCCGACGTGCTGGCCATCGCGGTCAAGCCGCAGGACGCCGCGACGCTGCTGGACGAGATCGGTCCCCGGGTGCCGGCCGAGAAGCTCGTGATCTCGCTCTGCGCCGGCCTGCCGACCAGCTTCTTCGCCGCCCGCCTGCCCGAGGGCACCCCGGTGATCCGGGTGATGACCAACACCCCGGCCCTGGTCGACCAGGCGATGACCGCGATCTCCGCGGGTCCGCACGCCAACGGCGAGCAGCTGGCCATCGCCGAGGAGATGTTCAAGCCGCTCGGGGTGACCCTGCGCGTCCCCGAATCGCAGCAGGACGCGGTCACCGCGCTCTCCGGCTCCGGCCCGGCGTACTTCTACCTGCTGGTGGAGGCCATGGTCGACGCCGGCATCCTGCTCGGCCTGCCGCGCCAGGTCGCCCACGAGCTGATCGTGCAGACCGCCATCGGCTCCGCGGTCATGCTGCGTGACTCCGGTGAGCACCCGGTCAAGCTGCGCGAGGCGGTCACGTCCCCGGCCGGCACCACCATCTCCGCGATCCGCGAACTGGAGAACCACGGGGTGCGCGCCGCGCTGCTGGCCGCCCTGGAGGCCGCCCGCGACCGGGCCCGCGAGATCGCCGCCCAGGCGCGCTGA
- a CDS encoding DUF429 domain-containing protein, translating into MSIHVIGVDAYALGWVGVELRDGAFGRAVLASTLYEIVAGSSGAAVIGVDIPLGMLPDRWRTADTLAADQLGPRRSSVFRVPPRAVWMEPDFAAANRLCRELTGAGLSRQSWALRPKLLEANALWERHPGLLFEAHPEVSFRTMAGEPLPFAKKTWSGQARRRQLLARHGIVLPDQLGPAGQAPPDDILDAAAVAWTAHRVATNTALSYPSPPEEDNGSRIAIWY; encoded by the coding sequence ATGAGCATTCACGTGATCGGGGTCGACGCGTACGCGCTCGGCTGGGTCGGGGTCGAGCTCCGCGACGGCGCCTTCGGGCGCGCGGTGCTCGCCTCCACCCTGTACGAGATCGTCGCGGGCAGCTCCGGCGCCGCGGTGATCGGCGTCGACATCCCCCTCGGCATGCTGCCGGACCGCTGGCGCACCGCCGACACCCTGGCCGCCGACCAGCTCGGCCCGCGCCGCAGCAGCGTGTTCCGGGTGCCGCCGCGCGCGGTCTGGATGGAGCCGGACTTCGCCGCGGCCAACCGGCTCTGCCGCGAGCTCACCGGCGCCGGGCTCAGCCGGCAGTCCTGGGCGCTGCGGCCCAAGCTGCTCGAGGCGAACGCCCTCTGGGAACGCCACCCGGGCCTGCTCTTCGAGGCCCACCCGGAGGTGTCCTTCCGGACCATGGCCGGCGAGCCGCTGCCGTTCGCCAAGAAGACCTGGAGCGGCCAGGCCCGCCGCCGGCAGCTGCTGGCCCGCCACGGCATCGTGCTGCCCGACCAGCTCGGCCCGGCCGGTCAGGCCCCGCCCGACGACATCCTGGACGCCGCCGCGGTCGCCTGGACCGCCCACCGGGTGGCCACCAACACGGCGCTGTCCTACCCGTCACCGCCGGAGGAGGACAACGGCTCGCGGATCGCCATCTGGTATTGA
- a CDS encoding glutathione peroxidase, with the protein MTIFDVSIDALTGGTTDLDRYRGSVLLVVNVASRCGLTPQYDKLQNLYDTYRDRGLVLLGVPCDQFGHQEPGTATEIDEFCRVNYGVTFPLAAKSEVNGPGRHPLYRELIGDGPDIRWNFEKFVVAPDGTVAARFDPQVAPDDADLVATVEKLLPR; encoded by the coding sequence CCATCTTCGACGTCAGCATTGACGCCCTCACCGGTGGCACGACCGATTTGGACCGCTACCGCGGTTCGGTGCTGCTGGTGGTCAATGTGGCCTCGCGCTGCGGCCTGACCCCGCAGTACGACAAGCTGCAGAATCTCTACGACACCTACCGCGACCGTGGCCTCGTGCTGCTCGGGGTGCCGTGCGACCAGTTCGGTCACCAGGAGCCCGGCACCGCCACCGAGATCGACGAGTTCTGCCGGGTGAACTACGGCGTGACCTTCCCGCTGGCGGCCAAGAGCGAGGTGAACGGCCCCGGCCGGCACCCGCTCTACCGCGAGCTGATCGGCGACGGGCCGGACATCCGGTGGAACTTCGAGAAGTTCGTGGTCGCCCCCGACGGCACGGTGGCCGCCCGGTTCGACCCACAGGTCGCCCCGGACGACGCCGACCTGGTCGCGACCGTCGAGAAGCTACTGCCCCGCTGA